The following proteins are co-located in the Rhodococcus opacus B4 genome:
- a CDS encoding helix-turn-helix transcriptional regulator — MRADRLLSLVLLLRNRGRMSASALARELEVSPRTVLRDIDALSTAGIPVYAERGRDGGFELLPGFTTDLTGLTVEEAKALLAAGAAVTSESLGMAPAFASAMRKVVAAMPDAHRAAATKVAERVFVTQGSWLTDPEPADGHLGLIQQAVFVGRRLSILYPSRGNEPAWRVIDPQGLIHAAGRWYLVATDAGRDRTYRLERIEDVRELDEPAQRPADIDLAAIWERRRSEFRARGTPVVVDVLVRRERRDVLAARAYAVRSEQSVDGDRVRLELVFGDDSHASGVLWSLGEDAEVLAPDDLRAALRSRALRMCAGYE; from the coding sequence ATGCGCGCCGACCGCCTGCTCTCGCTCGTCCTCCTGCTCCGCAACCGCGGGCGCATGTCCGCTTCGGCGCTGGCCCGCGAACTCGAGGTATCGCCCCGCACGGTGCTGCGGGACATCGACGCATTGTCGACGGCGGGAATCCCGGTCTACGCCGAACGCGGCCGGGACGGCGGATTCGAACTGCTCCCGGGATTCACCACCGACCTCACGGGCCTGACGGTCGAAGAGGCGAAGGCGCTGCTTGCCGCCGGCGCCGCCGTGACGTCGGAATCGCTGGGAATGGCGCCGGCATTCGCGTCGGCGATGCGCAAGGTGGTGGCGGCGATGCCGGACGCGCACCGGGCTGCGGCGACGAAGGTGGCGGAGCGGGTGTTCGTCACCCAGGGGTCGTGGCTGACCGATCCGGAACCGGCCGACGGCCACCTCGGGCTGATCCAGCAGGCGGTGTTCGTGGGCAGACGCCTCAGCATCCTCTATCCGTCGCGGGGCAACGAACCGGCATGGCGTGTCATCGACCCGCAGGGCCTCATCCACGCGGCGGGACGGTGGTATCTGGTGGCGACGGACGCCGGCCGCGACCGGACGTACCGGCTCGAGCGGATCGAGGACGTCCGCGAACTCGACGAACCGGCGCAGCGACCGGCCGACATCGACCTCGCCGCGATCTGGGAGCGTCGGCGTTCGGAGTTCCGGGCACGGGGAACACCGGTGGTCGTCGATGTGCTCGTCCGGCGGGAGCGCCGCGACGTTCTGGCGGCGCGTGCCTACGCCGTCCGGTCCGAGCAGTCGGTCGACGGCGACCGGGTGCGCCTCGAGCTGGTGTTCGGCGACGACTCCCATGCGAGCGGTGTGCTGTGGTCGCTCGGCGAGGACGCGGAAGTACTGGCG
- a CDS encoding TIGR03086 family metal-binding protein, translating to MTNTTDPRPLYREALGWTTRLIDNVRQDQLTASTPCADFDVRTMLGHLVATVERARVIGEGGDPRTVPLVVTGIPDDSYAAAYRSAADRMWPVWTDDGRLDATVTAPWGTVPGRAAIWGYINETLVHGWDLAVATGQPSETRPELAEAMLAVAQRAIPAEPRGGHVPFADVVDPLPTAGPTERLANWSGRKSA from the coding sequence ATGACAAACACGACAGATCCCCGGCCCCTGTACCGCGAAGCCCTCGGCTGGACCACCCGTCTCATCGACAACGTCCGCCAGGACCAGTTGACGGCATCTACCCCCTGCGCCGACTTCGACGTCCGCACCATGCTCGGCCACCTGGTCGCGACCGTGGAACGCGCCCGAGTGATCGGGGAGGGCGGCGACCCGCGCACCGTTCCGCTCGTCGTCACCGGCATCCCCGACGACAGCTACGCGGCCGCCTACCGGTCGGCGGCCGACCGCATGTGGCCCGTCTGGACCGACGACGGCCGACTCGACGCGACGGTGACCGCGCCGTGGGGCACCGTGCCCGGCCGAGCCGCGATCTGGGGATACATCAACGAGACGCTGGTGCACGGCTGGGATCTCGCGGTCGCCACCGGCCAGCCCTCCGAAACCCGGCCCGAACTCGCCGAGGCCATGCTCGCCGTCGCACAGCGCGCGATCCCGGCGGAACCACGCGGTGGGCACGTGCCGTTCGCGGACGTCGTCGACCCACTCCCCACCGCGGGCCCCACCGAACGTCTCGCCAACTGGTCGGGACGCAAGAGCGCCTGA
- a CDS encoding ATP-dependent Clp protease ATP-binding subunit: protein MFERFTDRARRVVVLAQEEARMLNHNYIGTEHILLGLIHEGEGVAAKSLESLGISLEGVRSQVEEIIGQGQQAPSGHIPFTPRAKKVLELSLREALQLGHNYIGTEHILLGLIREGEGVAAQVLVKLGADLNRVRQQVIQLLSGYQGKEPAESGGTRGEAGTPSTSLVLDQFGRNLTQAALEGKLDPVIGRSKEIERVMQVLSRRTKNNPVLIGEPGVGKTAVVEGLAQAIVNGEVPETLKDKQLYTLDLGSLVAGSRYRGDFEERLKKVLKEINTRGDIILFIDELHTLVGAGAAEGAIDAASILKPKLARGELQTIGATTLDEYRKYIEKDAALERRFQPVQVGEPTVEHTIEILKGLRDRYEAHHRVSITDGALVAAATLADRYINDRFLPDKAIDLIDEAGARMRIRRMTAPPDLREFDDKIADARREKESAIDAQDFEKAANLRDKEKTLVAQRAEREKQWRSGDLDVIAEVDDEQIAEVLGNWTGIPVFKLTEEETTRLLRMEEELHKRIIGQEDAVKAVAKAIRRTRAGLKDPKRPSGSFIFAGPSGVGKTELAKSLANFLFGEDDALIQIDMGEFHDRFTASRLFGAPPGYVGYEEGGQLTEKVRRKPFSVVLFDEIEKAHQEIYNTLLQVLEDGRLTDGQGRTVDFKNTVLIFTSNLGTSDISKAVGLGFTSGKGDESNYERMKLKVHDELKKHFRPEFLNRIDDIVVFHQLTTEQIVQMVDLMVARVEVALKNKDMTMEVSEKAKALLAKRGFDPVLGARPLRRTIQREIEDQLSEKILFGEVGPGQIVYVDVDNWDGEGAGEDAKFTFRGEAKPVTVPDEVPVDLAKSGAADSE, encoded by the coding sequence ATGTTCGAGAGGTTCACCGATCGCGCACGGCGCGTTGTTGTCCTGGCTCAAGAAGAAGCCAGGATGCTCAACCACAACTACATCGGTACGGAGCACATCCTGCTCGGCCTCATTCACGAGGGCGAAGGTGTCGCTGCCAAGTCGCTGGAGTCGTTGGGCATCTCCCTCGAAGGAGTGCGCAGCCAGGTCGAGGAGATCATCGGCCAGGGCCAGCAGGCCCCGTCCGGCCACATCCCCTTCACCCCGCGTGCCAAGAAAGTCCTGGAGCTCAGCCTGCGCGAGGCACTGCAGCTCGGACACAACTACATCGGTACGGAGCACATCCTGCTCGGCCTCATCCGCGAGGGTGAAGGCGTCGCAGCGCAGGTTCTGGTGAAGCTCGGTGCCGACCTCAACCGGGTCCGTCAGCAGGTCATCCAGCTGCTTTCCGGTTACCAGGGCAAGGAGCCTGCCGAGTCCGGCGGCACTCGTGGCGAGGCGGGCACCCCGTCCACGTCGCTGGTGCTCGACCAGTTCGGTCGCAACCTCACCCAGGCGGCCCTCGAAGGCAAGCTCGACCCCGTCATCGGCCGCTCGAAGGAAATCGAGCGCGTCATGCAGGTCCTGTCGCGCCGTACCAAGAACAACCCCGTGCTGATCGGTGAGCCGGGTGTCGGTAAGACCGCCGTCGTCGAAGGTCTCGCTCAGGCCATCGTCAACGGCGAGGTCCCCGAGACGCTCAAGGACAAGCAGCTGTACACGCTCGACCTCGGGTCGCTCGTGGCAGGCAGCCGTTACCGCGGTGACTTCGAAGAGCGCCTGAAGAAGGTCCTCAAGGAGATCAACACCCGCGGCGACATCATCCTGTTCATCGACGAGCTGCACACCCTGGTGGGTGCCGGCGCGGCCGAGGGCGCCATCGATGCGGCCTCGATCCTCAAGCCGAAGCTCGCCCGCGGTGAGCTGCAGACCATCGGTGCGACCACCCTCGACGAATACCGCAAGTACATCGAGAAGGACGCCGCGCTCGAGCGCCGCTTCCAGCCGGTGCAGGTCGGCGAGCCGACGGTGGAGCACACCATCGAGATCCTCAAGGGTCTGCGCGACCGTTACGAGGCGCACCACCGCGTGTCCATCACGGACGGTGCACTCGTCGCCGCGGCCACCCTGGCCGACCGCTACATCAACGACCGCTTCCTGCCGGACAAGGCCATCGACCTCATCGACGAGGCCGGAGCACGGATGCGCATCCGCCGGATGACCGCGCCGCCGGACCTCCGCGAGTTCGACGACAAGATCGCGGACGCCCGCCGCGAGAAGGAGTCCGCGATCGACGCGCAGGACTTCGAGAAGGCCGCGAACCTGCGCGACAAGGAGAAGACCCTCGTCGCTCAGCGCGCGGAGCGGGAGAAGCAGTGGCGTTCCGGTGACCTGGACGTCATCGCCGAGGTCGACGACGAGCAGATCGCCGAGGTCCTGGGTAACTGGACCGGTATCCCCGTGTTCAAGCTCACCGAGGAGGAGACCACCCGTCTGCTCCGCATGGAGGAGGAGCTGCACAAGCGGATCATCGGTCAGGAAGACGCGGTCAAGGCTGTCGCCAAGGCCATCCGTCGTACCCGCGCCGGCCTGAAGGACCCGAAGCGTCCGTCCGGTTCGTTCATCTTCGCCGGCCCGTCCGGTGTCGGTAAGACCGAGCTGGCCAAGTCGCTCGCCAACTTCTTGTTCGGCGAGGACGACGCCCTCATCCAGATCGACATGGGCGAGTTCCACGACCGCTTCACGGCGTCGCGGCTGTTCGGTGCCCCTCCCGGCTACGTCGGCTACGAAGAGGGCGGCCAGCTCACCGAGAAGGTGCGCCGCAAGCCGTTCAGCGTGGTGCTGTTCGACGAGATCGAGAAGGCACACCAGGAGATCTACAACACGCTCCTGCAGGTGCTCGAGGACGGCCGTCTCACCGACGGTCAGGGCCGGACCGTGGACTTCAAGAACACGGTGCTCATCTTCACCTCGAACCTCGGCACGTCGGACATCTCCAAGGCCGTGGGTCTCGGCTTCACGTCCGGCAAGGGCGACGAGTCGAACTACGAGCGGATGAAGCTCAAGGTGCACGACGAGCTGAAGAAGCACTTCCGTCCCGAGTTCCTCAACCGCATCGACGACATCGTCGTGTTCCACCAGCTCACCACCGAGCAGATCGTTCAGATGGTGGACCTGATGGTCGCGCGCGTCGAGGTGGCCTTGAAGAACAAGGACATGACGATGGAGGTCAGCGAGAAGGCCAAGGCGCTGCTGGCCAAGCGTGGCTTCGATCCGGTCCTGGGTGCACGGCCGCTGCGTCGCACCATCCAGCGCGAGATCGAGGATCAGCTGTCGGAGAAGATCCTCTTCGGCGAGGTCGGACCCGGTCAGATCGTGTACGTCGACGTCGACAACTGGGACGGTGAAGGCGCGGGCGAGGACGCGAAGTTCACGTTCCGCGGCGAGGCGAAGCCGGTCACGGTTCCCGACGAGGTTCCGGTCGACTTGGCGAAGTCGGGCGCAGCCGACTCGGAGTAG